In Hypanus sabinus isolate sHypSab1 unplaced genomic scaffold, sHypSab1.hap1 scaffold_361, whole genome shotgun sequence, the genomic window tcggtcatctcaactgaaggtacattaacaagttcacactgggcaaggccattcacctgttctgtgggtgacaaaggattcactcagtattcccacctgtggacacaccagtcagttcacaccaggcagaggctggtcatctgctgaatttctgggaaaagattcactcagtcatctgacttaatggctcaccagcgagttcacaccagggagcggccattcacctgctcattctgtgggaagagattcattaaATCATCCCACctgctgagtcatcagcgagttcacactggggagaagccgttcgcctgctcagaatgtgggaagagattcactgagttatccaacctacagaatcatcagcgagtccacactggggagaagccattcacctgctcagaatgtgggaagggattcagtcagtcatcccacctgcagagacaccagcgagttcacactagggagaagccgttcacctgctcagaatgtgggaagagcttCACTCACTTATGCAACCTACAGAATCATCggccagttcacactggggagaggccattcccctgctcagaatgtgggaagggatttactcagtcatccagcctactgagtcatcagcgaattcacacaggggagaggcccttcacctgctcagaatgtgggaagggattcactcagtcatcccatctgaaggttcatcagcgagttcacactggggagaagccgttcacctgctcagtctgtggaaagggattcactgattcatccacccggcagaaacatcagcgagttcacactggggagaagtcgttcacctgctcagaatgtgggaagggattcacggaTTCATCCTGCCTACTGGtacatcatcgagttcacactggggagaagccgttcacctgctcagaatgtgggaagggattcactcagtcatcccacctgcagagacatcagcgagttcacactggggagaagcccttcacctgctcagaatgtgggaagagattcactcaatcttccaccctacaggcacaccagcgaattcacactggggagaagccgttcacttgctcagtctgtgggaaacgattcactctgtcattccaactactgaaacaccagcgagttcacacaggggaaaGGCCGTTCGCCTGCTcaaaatgtgggaagagattccctggatcatccaacctacagagacatcagcaagttcacactgtggagaagccattcacttgctcagtcagtgggaagggattcactcagtcgtccCAACTACTggctcaccagtcagttcacaatggggagtggccatagttatgaatccctgggtttcgtttgctgtggactgtcattttaagagagatcaagagattaagaaggtggatcagtctgacttgcagcttgtttacatcactggcagcttgtttagtttcaaccgaggacacagacactcagagtcagacggagacgaacTAGGGAAAACtgaaggatcgaaacaagggaacttgtggccaagggtcactgtttggaactttcctatgcacacaagggtgggttaattatcgattcaccgtacatcgaatgtgtagttgtcacctcgtttgatccataggagtggatctgatttggggtgtcCTGTGAAaaccactgatgtgttaacccttgccaggctgtggtgtggtaattcacttgaagacgaaaccccttgtgacaagtcactttcggtgataaatCGTATGAGAGTTTGGAACGACGACAAATAAAATCTACAGCGACTGTTCTCTCGTTTttccaccatggaacctgtggaattcgacataattgctttctctcaacatttaccctggattacaaatatctctctcatcacctattccatgGATGAACTGCACTTTCATACTGTACCATCCCAatactccaagccttgtttcccccgagctcaatagtttgggagttttatttaaacacatatatacacataacactgttaacttttgtttatcttgctttaGTTACTATATTACAAGTAGATTCTAATACAGATAGTTTTaagatcaaaaacagactccaggtatagtctattgctgctggttcgtttctaaaacgttatgattcgtaacaaaattggggcctgcatccagtatatgaacagatttgggggtgtattcattaattatcaatttcatcccttttcatttatttgtgtgtggaaaatcagtagaaatggatgttgatagatgtctGGAAGcaccaacctctgaggcattggaggacgccagaaggattgagttgttgagccttgctagaaggttaaaacttgctaaggtgaaattgacaatgaggagggcacagatgcagaggataatagctgaacattatgtatctgatggtgtgtttaaagtggaggagttggacgtgtttcctgaaagtaaacatagtgagcttgagctccagtacaagtgagaaaaattaaagataaaggctgcagaaggcagaggcagtttgaggctagagaggcagaaaaacagagggaggaagcagaaagacagaggctgtttgagctggaaaagatagagagattgcagcaaagggaTCTAGTGTTAGACTGTAGTGATAAGTTTAAGGTCAGACAGGAAGTTAacttggtacctccatttgacgaggcagaggttgatatatacTTTCAgaattttgagaaggttgctgaaagtttaaagtggccaaaagtgGGTTGGTCTTTTCTCTTACAATGTGTATTTAAGGAGAAGGCTCAGCATGACAATTCTGCTTTGACagctgatgaagcagctgattatgacaaaataaaacaggctgtgctcaaagcttacgagttggtcccagaatcatacaggcaaaagtttggAAATTcgaggaaatctgtgaaccagacagTTATGGAttttgcttatgagaagtctgtgtgttttgaccgctggtgcacatataaaaatgtgaatgataattttaacagcttgaaagaattggttttaattgaagaattctaaaggtgcgtccctgatgacacaaagacatatttagatgaaaaagatgctgccactttgcaggactCTGCtcgattagcagatgagtttgctctaACTCATAAGGTTAAATTTATCCCGAATAacagcttccaaaagagtagcagggatcaccagggtaaaccagaaattaaagctgggactagtgacaagagtaaggatgaagggaaacagttgaaggagaaatactctggtcttacttgttactattgtaagaaagctggtcatgtgatggctgattgttctgtcctgaagatggaaaaggaaaaggaggcagtcccgaatgcctgtgatcagtctgttgaagcacctgtaaacccacagggttctgaacattctgtttgcttagttaaggtctgagaggtctgaccaagttaagaaggtgttcgatcattttatgtcagatggatTTTTATTAGTAAAAGAAGGGTGAACCATATTTCCAGTGAAAATTTTTCGAGATACTgcggcttctcagtcacttatattagacagcgttctaaagtttggtgatgagactaacactggtgaggtaaatcttattaaaggcattgggaACGGCATGGTTTCCGTGCCAttgcacaaggtaactttacagtcaggattggtttcgggacctgttaagatcggattatgctccagtttaccggtggaagatgttactttgctatTCGGGAATGACCTGGccgatggtaaagttgttcctgcagtgctgttgacaactaaCCAACCAGTgaagacccacagatggattttaacatttatccttcctgcacaggaactcgaagtatggctaaaatgtCTGCTGATGCGGGAGAGCTTACAGCAGAACAGAAccaagaccctgagattgaagctttaaaagaaacagctctcgcagatgatgagattaagaaagtgccagcaGGGTATTATTTCAAGGATGGTGTGTTAATGcggaagtggaggccacctgctatgccagcgagtgaggaatgggcaattgttcaccaagttataGTTCCTTAAGTTTatagggctgaaattttaactttggcccacagtatacccttaggtggccattttggagtgaataaaacggTAAACAGGATTACGAAATAATTCTACCGGCCTAATCTGTGGAAAGATGTTATGAGcttttgcagaacctgtcacacttgtcaagttgtgggtaaacctgatcaggtcaccccagtgccccactgtggtctatacctgcatttggtgaacccttttcaaaatttatagtggattgtgttgacccattgccaaagactaaagctggccatcaatatctgctaactattatgtgtactgcatccagattcccagaggcaatacctcacaGAAatgttaaagctaaaactgtggcgaaggctcttaccaagttttctacattttctgctttgcctaaagaaatccagtctgatcaaggacgtgattttacatctggattattccagcaggtagtttatgaactgggagctgaacaatttgcatcatctgcataccatccagaatcacaaagGGCTTTAGAAaaatttcattctaccctcaaagcAATGATTATGacattaaaatgttgaaaatggaaaagactgggatgaaggtatacatttatttttgtttgcagtaagagagtctgtacagagatcactgggctttagtccatttgaacttgtatttggtcagagagtgaggggacctttgaccttgttaaaggaacagtggattgatggggatgtacatgttaacttgttagactatgttttgaagttcagaaATAAACTACATCAAGCCTGTAGTCTATTGAGACAAAacctaaagatttctcaaaacaaaatgaagtgttggtttgataagcgggcttgcaaaagaaaataaggtgcttgccttatctccaatgttgacaaatccacTTCTGGCGAAATTCAAcagaccgtatgaaatagtctctcaaattaatgatgtgaattatgttattaaaacgcccgactgacataaactaacacaggtggtacacataaatatgataaagcctaattttgacaagcaggcaccgtctgtgagtgttgttgtcaaaacatatgaatctggtaaccctgagaatgaaacaattgactcatctgagacttttcacaagccaaacatggtcccagttaggcaaatgaactcggttgttctggaaaacattgataacaagttggctcatctgcagccaaagcaacagcaACAGCTGaaagaattaattctgaagtttaaggatttatttcccgatgttcccaagcaaaccgcgGTTGCAGTCCATgacgtagatattggtcaagccaaaccgattaaacaacacccatattgcatgaacgtaaaaaaatgtaaattggctgagcaagtgTTGTAAGTGGGGAAACAGATTCGATATGTCTCAGAAGCAAGGACTTTGGACAGAAAGtgattttatttacagaaggcaaacgTGGGAAAACGGCAACAGAAGCAACACGCACAATTTACAGCAGTCGTGGGGAAAGTCGGTTCGGCAATAAAACACTCAAGGACAATTACTAACGAACGTGGGAAATCGCCTGGGAACAAAGTGCACGCGCataacacccgcacacacacgcaaacacacaaaGGAAAATTCTATACGATATCCGCCAGCCCTTGACCCTGTGCAGGCACAGCTCTGTGTTATTAAAGAGAGTAATCAACGCTcccaaccctattcaatgcacagcTCACTAACAATTTCTCCAGCGCCGTTCCACGGTTgtcagcctggagtgaagcagggtggtctctcggagatggcaaagggaaagcaCACGCGGCACCCTTTATAGTGCTCAGGGATGGAGGGTCCAGCCCAGGTCATCTACAGAGGGGCCAAAGGCTCCGTGCCAGCAGAGTTAAGCAGATTACAAAGGCCGATTGCTCGAGGCCAAGTATAAGGCTAATTAAAGGGGCCAATGGTGAGGTGTGTATTTGGCAGGTGGTGTCCCTTGACCAGGTAGTGGGTAGGTTTGTCACGTGAAAGTCACGACCCCTCCAATACAGTCTACCCCTCGGATCCACGCCACTCACCAAGCATTACATGTAACAGAGTGAGAAGGAAAGTGATATATCTTAATGGAAGTCTTACACTTAACTATTTCTAAGGTTAACGCTGTATGTGACTGTACAGAACTTAAGAAAGGCAGACGTGCTCTGAATAACATACACACAGCGATGATAACGAGAGGTAAaacgtagagagaaggcaatcacGCCGAATTTCACGGGTTCCACGGTGGTAATTAATAAATATCAGTGGTGGAAGATCCTCCGTCGAGCCGTTCCAAACCCACGCACGAATTACCACCAGAGTTATCTGTCACAGGGATGCCGCCTTCAAGGGGTTACCACATCACACACCCAGGCAGGGGGTAACTTCGAGTGGCCCCACAGGAcattcccagatccactcctTTGGATTATACGGAGTGACAGCCACACATCCGATGTGCTCCGGATCGCTGATCACCCCACCCTTGTGGGTGTAGCAGAGTTCCAAATCCCCAGCCTCGACAAGCTGGAACTGCTGCCTTTTCCAGGTtcgctcctctctctctttctcttcttccGACTCCTGACCGTGACTGGCTGTGTCCTTGTTTTAAAGGTAAGCAAGCTGCGAGTCGGTCAGTGAACAACATCATAGTCCTGCCTCACTGAAGCGCTctgttaaagtgacagtccacaatGAACGAAACCTGCGGGTCCGTAACAGTGCATCGATGGGCGAGGAGGGGTTAAACCTTGATTGGCAGGTGACGTGCCTTCCGACCGGGCAGTGGGCAGTGATGTCACGTGACAGTCACGACCCCTCCGATACACTGGGTCAGGCAATGTTCTCTCAAACCGTTCAGTCTCAGTGTACTCCCGACATGAAAACAATTAACCCTGTCTTTCCCTCCAGGCGACCAAGAACGCTCGGAGTCGGCTTTCCTCCAGCAGCTGGTTCTCACAGCGCCAGTGCCTGGATCCCAGCTCAGAGTAGAAGAAGAAGAAtgtccttaactcctggtggagtcatcgggcgccgtcatgacaagtttttgcaccgatctttctgGTGATTGCTCATGGCGTTTCTGCGGCATTCTCCAGTTTTAtctttacgaggtcgagttgccagctcgacgctcaacccagcacggatggaaagcgtgcaagggagccggctggactTGAACTCGGgacccttcgctccggagtcGGGCGCTGATGCCACGACGCCACCAGTCGGCCCCGCCTCAGTGCCGAGGGgcaaattccatccacacaaggtgatgGTTCGAGGACGGCATTTGCCACATGCAGGTTGCCATCGCGGGGGAGCTGTACGCTTGACAGACATAGAGGCGATCTATTCGGGAATCTCTCCCTCTAGACCTTCTCGTGAAGGCTCCAGAGTCAGGATGTAGATCCCGCCAGGcgtccaccaagtcaaaggagccgactaACTCCTTCAGCTTCTTTGCCGATGCTGTGTCGCGCTGGAGACTGCAGAGGTTCCCCACCTCGAAGGTACATTTGAAGTCCCCAGCCCCAGGACCCATGGAGCTCAGTAGAGTGGACAGCTGACGGAATAGGgaataggcgcgtctgcatcaGCCCGCCCCTCAGGGCATACACGTTGATGAAATGCAGAGGTTCaccatccaggcgcacagccagATGGGGCAGGCGGCCGGGCTCGACATCCTGAGCTTTTACCATTTCCGGCTGGAAGGTCGAGGCCAACAGGATCGCCTCCCCGCTAGAGTTGGAGCTGAGGAGGCTCAGGTAGACCCCTACTTGCCGCTGCAGGAGCCAAGCGGACTCGTCCCCCGCGGTGGTATGGGTTCCCTACAGGAAACTCACCGTATATCACCCATCCCAAAGGACGGAGAGATTCTTTTATCTGCAGAGAGAACCCCTGCTACCATTAAAATTTAGACCAGCTACAGTGAGCTTCATGTAAGGAGTTTACTAGGACTCAGCACCTGCACCCTTCCCGGTGAGAGCGGAGGCACCCTCAACCACACTatccagaaaaaaaaaaacaagaattctCTTTGCTTTCCGTGCCCCAGTGGTGCCAACGCCACTCACCTGTGACCCACCgtctcccgaaggagcgaggctgaTTCCCACTCTGATGTCCCTCACCAGGTCATCCGGaaaggatttcagctgccgcctGACATTCCCagacacagcattcctcttccccttcaccTTCCGTCTAAGGATGACTCGCAGGGACTTCATCAGCCTCGGTGTGCCAGACCAGCGAAGCGAGGCGAGCttaggccgatgctttgcaccCTCAGAGGTGAGAATgaactctctgatctcctccacaggtatcaatggggattTCTCTGGAGGGGTCCTTTGTCTCACTCCACCGCCTCACTACAGATAGATTCCCCCGTCTTCATCCCCGTGTGTTCGACAGACGGCTGCACTTAAAGCCCACACTGCGCAGCGGGTACCTCCCTCATACCTTTCCGCTGCACCGTCGCATCAGTCTTATCCACAGTTACGACAATGGAGGGATCATCCCCAGGGTCTCCCTGCTAGTCGTTATttgatggggtcggcatgcagattacatcaccctccccaggagGCAGGTATGAAGTGGGTCTCAGCAGCTCAGATCCTAGGGATCCACCGGCAGCCCGATTATGAGAGTGAGAGAGCTTGGTCTCCTCTCCGCTCTTACTGTTTGATGCACTTGCCCCCAGGGAATCGCTTACtactaagtcctgggtggagggcttcAGGGCTGTCGCGATTGTGCAAACAGGGCTGGCACTAACTTTCAGCACAATCACACCACCTACCACAGGACTAGTggctacatctggggattcagggttagacacaaaCTCTACCCGGATTCCCACTCTTTCCTGGGAATTCCCCGCATCTACATTCCCTACCCTCTTGGGGGAAGATACTCTTCTCTTCTGAGGCGCACACAGGTGCCGGATTCACCAATGGCGCGGTACTCTCCGCTTGCAACTGCGCACTTTCCAGAGCCTCCCGCTCCACTTCAGGGCAAATAGGCGGgagctctgcggtctcgggggccgacttcttagtgtgtttggatttcttctttgctttctttcTCAGCACAAGCTCATccccgtccctcgcctgaacctccTTGTACGTAGCCTCAAGATCTCCCACCTGAACCACGGGGCAGGGGCAGGGACTGtaacagacgtaggaataggagCAGGAAGCAGGAGTCGGCTCAGGTGCAGGCACAGGAATAGGATCAgggcagaggtagctggggcactggttcccgaaatggactccctgggttttcgagtgctaggacagtccctccgaaagtgccccacctccccgcacgcatggtaccgtgggcgctcagagttccaatacaccTGATAGTCTACCCCCTCGGGCCGgacagtaaaccggccctcaacGTCGTCCTCCATTTCCAGCTGCATGAACACCTGACGCCGGAAAGAGATTACGTTATGGAGGGTGTGTCTCTTAAATTTGAGTCTGATGTCAGTTATATCTGACCGTACTTGTCCTAAGCTGTCTAGTGCGGGAAGCAGGACCTCGTTGGGGATTAAACGCTTAACGTGTCCGAAGACAATTCGCTGCGTGGAAATGTCACCAGCTCCATCTTTAAAAGGATGTTTTCCACCGTGATCCCCCCAACTAAGCTCCCAGTGTACTAACTCATCATTCTCTAGATAAAACACTGCCTTCCCGAACTCATTCTCTGTGGCCAAAATACCACCTTTCCCAAACAAGTCCTCCATAGCCGCCACATATATTTTGCAGGGCGGTTCTTAGATTCAAAATACATTGCACTCGCGTTCTCCTTTCACCGACCAAAACAAGGCGTTGTCCGAGGCCGGAGATGCAACCGCCTTTGTCCAACTCCCCGAAGGCCTGCAACTCCGTGGAGAACGGCCCGGCATGCTGACACTATGTCCAAATCTAGAGATATACGGATGTGCCGGTTATAAAGGCCTGGAACGAGTTGAGTGACTGGCCGGAAAAAGTTTGGACTCGACAGTATCCTGCTGGCTCGGTGCCAGAAATTCCAgcgccaggaaaggctccgtcGGTCCTGCAGaacttccaggccgtgagaggtcgagacTTCTCAACAGATGCTCCAGCTCCTACTCGGAACGAGAATCACGACGATAAAAGAGGAGGGACGTTGTCCCGATGTCAGTGGGGGAGCAATGGCGTTTGTCTCCGTTGTTTGGAGCAAACCGGTCTCCTGGCGAATTGCCAGCAGCTGCAGCTGGGAGCCGTCAACGAACCCagtccaaactggcagaaaaactccaaacgaagcttccacgctaaaacagtgtgtgatgggtgaatgtggagggagccttactctgtgtctgacacaggaattgtgcgatgggacagtctggagggagattttcTCAAAGTCTGACCTGCGATTGTGTTATtatacagtgtggagggaattctctcagtgtctgaccccggtagtgggTTATTTCATGGTGTGTACAGAGATTCTCTcaatgtctgaccctgtgagtgtgtaatgggacgtgGTGTAggtaggttcactctgtgtctgacaccggtagtgtgcgatgggatggtgcggagagAACTTCACTGTCtcagaacccgggagtgtgtgatgggataatgGAGAGGGAGATTTACTGTGTTTCTGACCCCCAGTTGTAtgtaattggatgatttaaaaagagcttcattcagtgtctgaccctggagggttctgatgggacgatgtggagtaaaccacactctctgtctgacacagaGATTGTGTGATAGTAcgatgtggaggaagcttcactctgcgtctgaccgtgggagtgtgtgatgggacggtgtggaggaagattcacgttgtgtctgaccctgggaatgtgtgatggtacgatgcggagggagcttcactctgcgtctgacccagagACTGTGTGATGCGACATTGcagagggatcttcactctgtatctgatccgtGGAGAACGTGATGGGGCCCTGCGGAGGggcatacactctgtgtctgaccctctgcTGTTTCCGACCATTGAGGATGCAGGTCTGATAGTATACCGTATATGAGCTTCCAATCTCTTTTGTCAATTTTGTCTGCAAAGCCAGGAGAGTGCTCAGGAAGGCTGGGGTCAGGAGAGTGGGTGTATCTCGGGTGCGAGGAAGCGGTGGTCAGCCTGGATGGGGATAGGTACTGGGGACTGGACAATCTCAGCCTGGAACTGAGGCGCAGCTGTACCActtcattgagtgtgtgtgtgtgtgtgtgtgtgtgtgtgtttgtggttcCCTATGCTACAGTTCCAAGGTGAACACAATGAGAATGTCCTTTGTAATCTGTTTCAGCTCAAGAACTCTTTTGGTATATCTCACAGTGCAGAGACGTGTTTTCTCcccgtgtctgaacccgggagtgtgtgatgggacggtgttgaggtagcttcactctgtgtctgaccccgggagagtgtgatgggacggtgttgaggtagcttcactctgtgtctgccccagaagtgtgtgatggaaggtgtggaaggagcttcactctgagtctaaccccgacagtgtgtgatgggacggtgtggagggagcttcactctgtgtctgtctccgggagtgtatgatgggatgatgttgagggagcttcactctgtgtctctccgggagtgtgtgatgggacgatgcggTTGGAACTTCACCCTGTGCTGAATGCCGGTATTCCATCCCGCATCCCATTCGTACTTGGGACCTCAGTGAAATCACGTCTGACATTACAGTAGATGTTAACTGTCTGTGGGCGCCTAATCTCTGAGACGCTGCTGTACCAGAGTGAGGAGCTCAGAACCATTATTGCAGTTCACCGAGTGCGGGGGGCAGCAGTAACCCCAGGTCACTGTTTCTCTTCTAGTGAGACTCAGGTCCGACACCAATGCAGGAAGTTACAGcagtttattgatttcatcatgacaaatgtaaattaaGGAATGTTTGAACTAGATAGGACACGGAATCATGTCACTGCGGC contains:
- the LOC132388604 gene encoding gastrula zinc finger protein XlCGF26.1-like, which codes for MAHQRVHTRERPFTCSFCGKRFIKSSHLLSHQRVHTGEKPFACSECGKRFTELSNLQNHQRVHTGEKPFTCSECGKGFSQSSHLQRHQRVHTREKPFTCSECGKSFTHLCNLQNHRPVHTGERPFPCSECGKGFTQSSSLLSHQRIHTGERPFTCSECGKGFTQSSHLKVHQRVHTGEKPFTCSVCGKGFTDSSTRQKHQRVHTGEKSFTCSECGKGFTDSSCLLVHHRVHTGEKPFTCSECGKGFTQSSHLQRHQRVHTGEKPFTCSECGKRFTQSSTLQAHQRIHTGEKPFTCSVCGKRFTLSFQLLKHQRVHTGERPFACSKCGKRFPGSSNLQRHQQVHTVEKPFTCSVSGKGFTQSSQLLAHQSVHNGEWP